A window from uncultured Anaeromusa sp. encodes these proteins:
- a CDS encoding glutathione peroxidase — translation MGLYDIHVRTIEGNEQSMAEYKNKVLLIVNTASKCGFTPQYRELEELYQLYKQEDFIVLGFPCNQFLKQEPGSNAEIQTFCQLNYGVSFPMFEKIKVRGNDAHPLFKYLTEQAPGWFGDAVKWNFTKFLVDRQGKVINRYAPTTNPREIAPDIEKLIKNEE, via the coding sequence ATGGGACTTTATGATATTCATGTTCGAACCATTGAAGGTAATGAGCAGTCTATGGCCGAGTATAAGAATAAAGTTTTATTAATCGTCAACACTGCTAGTAAGTGTGGTTTTACTCCGCAGTACAGAGAACTGGAAGAACTATACCAACTATATAAGCAGGAAGATTTTATCGTATTAGGCTTTCCTTGTAATCAGTTTTTGAAGCAAGAACCAGGCAGCAATGCGGAAATTCAGACGTTTTGTCAATTGAATTACGGTGTTAGTTTTCCGATGTTTGAAAAAATCAAGGTAAGAGGTAACGACGCTCATCCTTTGTTCAAATATTTAACCGAGCAGGCGCCTGGGTGGTTCGGAGATGCGGTGAAATGGAATTTCACTAAGTTTTTAGTTGACCGTCAAGGTAAGGTAATAAATCGTTACGCTCCCACTACAAATCCGAGAGAAATTGCGCCGGATATAGAAAAATTAATAAAAAATGAAGAATAA
- a CDS encoding MarR family transcriptional regulator translates to MDSKQGAMLLRDIIRMSLRKQGYLQKKETSCCGITLTQCHALIEIGNAGEIAANECAKLLNLDRSTISRTLDSMVKSNLVNRKENPEDRRYVTIELTDKGRKVFTSINENLEAYYSKIIASIPSENRNVVYEALPHLLKAISESTMFDTTIEDLISKQVKGGSNNE, encoded by the coding sequence ATGGATTCGAAACAAGGAGCTATGTTACTTAGAGATATCATAAGAATGTCATTAAGAAAACAAGGATATCTGCAAAAAAAAGAAACCTCTTGCTGTGGAATCACCCTCACACAATGTCACGCCTTAATTGAAATAGGTAACGCGGGAGAAATCGCAGCAAACGAATGCGCAAAATTGCTAAACCTTGACCGAAGCACGATAAGTCGCACTCTTGATAGCATGGTTAAAAGCAACTTGGTAAATCGAAAAGAAAATCCCGAAGATCGCCGATACGTAACCATCGAATTAACAGATAAGGGCCGGAAAGTATTCACTTCGATCAACGAAAACTTGGAGGCATATTACTCGAAAATTATCGCCTCAATTCCTAGCGAAAATAGAAATGTAGTGTATGAAGCTCTGCCACATTTACTAAAAGCGATTTCAGAAAGTACAATGTTTGACACTACGATCGAAGACTTAATCTCTAAACAAGTTAAAGGAGGATCAAATAATGAATAA
- a CDS encoding arsenite methyltransferase: protein MNKIRQTVKKKYAEAIKNRTGCGSNSSSCCGGAGNTSQITSNLYTHLEVSELPEDILASSFGCGNPTALTELHAGETVLDLGSGAGLDVLLSAKRVGPTGKAYGLDMTDEMLEVAEKNRELSGLTNAEFLKGHIEEIPLPNSTVDVIISNCVINLSGDKDKVLKEAFRVLKPEGRFAVSDIVILRELPEKIRKSLLAWAGCISGAMTISEYQSKLLEAGFEKVDVEITQTYEFSEIASDIYSGLTADEQANLENSIASAFIRASKPSSK from the coding sequence ATGAATAAAATCAGGCAAACGGTTAAGAAAAAATACGCAGAGGCCATTAAAAATAGAACTGGCTGCGGCTCCAATAGTTCTTCTTGTTGTGGTGGCGCCGGAAACACAAGTCAAATCACAAGCAACTTATATACGCATTTAGAAGTAAGCGAATTGCCCGAAGATATACTCGCTTCTTCGTTTGGATGTGGCAACCCAACTGCTCTTACTGAACTTCATGCAGGTGAAACAGTACTAGATCTAGGCAGTGGAGCCGGTCTCGACGTATTACTTTCTGCCAAACGAGTAGGACCAACCGGAAAAGCGTACGGCCTTGATATGACCGATGAAATGCTGGAAGTTGCAGAAAAGAACCGAGAGTTATCCGGTCTTACAAATGCAGAATTTCTCAAAGGTCATATTGAAGAAATCCCCCTCCCAAACAGCACAGTCGATGTAATAATATCCAATTGTGTAATCAATCTTTCTGGCGATAAAGACAAAGTCCTCAAAGAAGCATTCCGCGTATTGAAGCCCGAAGGGCGTTTTGCCGTTTCTGACATTGTAATTCTTCGCGAATTACCCGAAAAGATAAGAAAAAGTCTCTTAGCTTGGGCCGGTTGTATTTCCGGCGCTATGACAATTTCAGAATACCAAAGCAAACTACTTGAAGCAGGCTTCGAAAAAGTTGATGTTGAAATTACGCAGACCTATGAGTTTTCCGAAATCGCTAGTGATATATATTCAGGACTAACTGCAGATGAGCAAGCAAATCTTGAAAATTCGATTGCAAGCGCTTTTATCCGAGCAAGTAAACCTTCTTCAAAATAA